From one Colletotrichum destructivum chromosome 3, complete sequence genomic stretch:
- a CDS encoding Putative transporter protein SLAC1/Mae1/ Ssu1/TehA yields the protein MAIISPTPTSQSELQDGVRQQISERNCAVSGTPCKEDFGWRKIVRHFTPSWFAVNMGTGITSILLHNLPYNTTWISNGVAVAFFILNISLFTVFTAITVLRYALYPEIWRAMVTHPAQSMFLGCFPMGFATIINMMVFVCAPIWGQWVVSWAWGLWWLDTALSLATCITVPFVMIHQHRPGLQAVTAASLLPIVPVVVASSTGGIVAEALVNPDHAFITLIASYILWGIGICFSGMVLALYFHRLTIHSLPSKEAIVSVFLPIGPLGQGGFGIQQLGKVSLKLLPQTTVFKTAAPGAIHGGEILYFLGIFLALIMWGFALVWLSFALISIGTMQKFPFNMGWWGFTFPLGVLATCTGMLAQELDSAFFRVMTMIFSLSVCCLWLLVAVGTLHQAISGEIFFAPCLKDLRDKQAQGGSDRRV from the exons ATGGCAATCATTAGTCCTACGCCGACCTCTCAGTCAGAATTACAAGATGGAGTCCGGCAGCAAATCTCGGAACGAAATTGTGCGGTATCTGGCACGCCTTGCAAGGAAGACTTTGGTTGGCGAAAAATTGTCAGACATTTCACACCTTC ATGGTTCGCAGTTAATATGGGAACAGGAATAACCTCGATTTTGCTTCACAACCTCCCTTACAACACGACATGGATTTCAAATGGCGTCGCAGTCGCGTTTTTCATTCTTAACATTTCTCTCTTCACTGTCTTTACCGCAATCACAGTTTTGCGCTATGCGCTATATCCTGAAATATGGAGGGCTATGGTCACTCATCCTGCTCAGTCCATGTTCCTTGGCTGCTTTCCTATGGGATTTGCAA CCATCATAAATATGATGGTCTTTGTATGCGCACCCATCTGGGGTCAGTGGGTCGTTTCCTGGGCCTGGGGGCTTTGGTGGTTGGACACCGCTCTGTCTTTGGCGACATGCATAACGGTGCCGTTCGTCAT GATCCATCAACACCGCCCGGGACTCCAGGCAGTAACAGCTGCTAGTCTGCTGCCCATCGTCCCGGTTGTGGTCGCATCATCGACTGGCGGTATAGTTGCCGAGGCCCTTGTCAACCCAGACCATGCCTTCATCACACTCATCGCCTCCTACATCCTCTGGGGCATCGGTATCTGCTTTTCAGGCATGGTGCTAGCGCTTTACTTCCACCGCCTGACCATACATAGTCTTCCATCCAAGGAAGCCatcgtctccgtcttcttgccCATCGGGCCCCTGGGTCAAGGTGGTTTCGGCATACAGCAGCTAGGAAAAGTGTCTCTCAAGCTCCTCCCACAGACCACGGTCTTTAAAACGGCTGCTCCAGGAGCCATACATGGCGGAGAGATTCTCTACTTCTTGGGCATCTTCTTGGCATTAATCATGTGGGGCTTCGCTCTGGTATGGTTGTCTTTTGCGCTCATCAGCATCGGGACGATGCAAAAGTTTCCGTTCAACATGGGATGGTGGGGGTTCACCTTCCCTCTTGGCGTTTTGGCGACTTGCACAGGTATGCTCGCTCAGGAGTTGGATAGTGCGTTTTTCCGGGTCATGACCATG ATATTCTCGCTTTCCGTTTGCTGTCTTTGGTTGCTAGTAGCTGTTGGAACGCTCCACCAAGCCATATCTGGCGAAATATTCTTCGCGCCCTGTTTGAAAGACCTGAGGGACAAGCAAGCGCAAGGCGGTTCTGATCGGAGAGTCTGA
- a CDS encoding Putative protein import receptor MAS20 — MAQTSTIVTASVAAAVTGLVAYAAFFDYQRRNKAEFRRELRRNERKQHKAEKEEAEQETVRQRQAIKRAVDAAKEEGFPTDVEQKEAYFLQQVSEGEVLAQDPTRVVDAALAFYRGLKVYPTPGDLISIYDKTVAKPILDVLAEMIAYDDSLNIGQFQGGVNVDLGNMPTVGLD; from the exons ATGGCCCAGACGTCTACGATAGTGACGGCAtcggtcgccgccgccgttaCCGGCTTGGTCG CTTACGCTGCCTTCTTCGACTACCAGCGCCGCAACAAGGCCGAGTTCCGGAGAGAGCTTCGCCGGAACGAACGCAAACAACacaaggccgagaaggaggaggccgagcaggagaCCGTCCGTCAGCGGCAAGCGATCAAGCGGGCTGTCGATGCAGCCAAGGAAGAGGGCTTCCCTACGGACGTTGAGCAGAAGGAAGCCTACTTCCTCCAGCAGGTCTCCGAGGGAGAGGTTCTTGCCCAAGACC CCACGCGGGTCGTCGACGCTGCGCTTGCGTTCTACAGGGGCCTGAAGGTCTACCCTACGCCCGGTGACCTGATCAGCATCTACGACAAGACTGTAGCCAAG CCCATtcttgacgtcctcgccgagatgaTTGCCTATGACGACTCCCTGAACATTGGCCAGTTTCAGGGTGGCGTtaacgtcgacctcggcaacaTGCCCACCGTCGGCCTGGACTAA
- a CDS encoding Putative PH-like domain superfamily, cullin repeat-like-containing domain superfamily, whose amino-acid sequence MSEDRERSKISLRSGKRKGRPQISAPRQISEPILQDGSGPVRAPGSRPAADAGPPPVQPRLRPPPQAGGGKTSDLVKRRYSTRFNNLPNDFDVNNPPVPAMPSLDKYEFRQRRAAQPPPSRGGDTAPAPIVDIKALRDPGLIPDQYVASLLSEASEDQIREFEDNLRNLKGRANADLQQNVMQNRTQFIKISKEAEKLKSEMRALKNLMTDLKVNTTALRQASNNGDNASSGLSGELTSGMSKRDKRSSVADRSALWNSQMQALYKNVEGSQKFLPNSARRHVIQNAGAWIELDNATYKSRRAMQIFLLSDHLLIASRKKRKADVPPREAQGPLVKLVADRCWPLLDIEVVDMAGSSDNTTTRNKLADAIMVRGVGQESVIYRTEKPEDTEKNSLLLNIRKAVEELRKERQSELEATNKAKETINYFASRDPGLLQKTELLETLSDIKDMLIEVDGKQQNLRWVESQMDELDIDIALQSFEPAVGRVEKLKNLARGLKNNAVAQDFISFKVEERCAKLAGMIIRELETTHTAPTKNKRNISWLARLGYEDRAREAYLLARHDIIQKRSRQCIFQGDLHLYIWEVSFVYFSLIRNTVSCFHSCFPPPMMSACVKWAKEEVEAFNAILARQLSGTERGGKVWNDCMERAHEHAKMLNEVQLDFRTLVGRDLEQPSGVAIPVGLGLS is encoded by the exons ATGTCGGAGGATCGGGAACGCAGCAAGATCTCGCTCCGGAGCGGCAAGAGGAAGGGCCGCCCCCAGATTAGTGCACCTCGCCAGATCTCGGAACCCATTCTTCAAGATGGATCAGGTCCGGTACGGGCCCCCGGCTCGAGGCCAGCGGCCGATGCTGGCCCCCCTCCGGTCCAGCCAAGGCTacggccaccgccgcaagctggaggaggaaag ACCTCGGACTTGGTGAAGCGACGATACTCAACTCGATTTAACAACCTGCCGAACGATTTCGATGTGAACAACCCGCCGGTACCGGCTATGCCATCCCTCGACAAGTACGAATTCCGCCAGCGCAGAGCAGCACAACCACCTCCGAGTCGAGGAGGCGATACAGCCCCTGCGCCGATCGTAGACATTAAAGCTCTACGAGACCCTGGCTTGATCCCAGATCAAT ATGTTGCCAGCCTGCTTAGCGAAGCATCTGAAGACCAGATCCGCGAGTTCGAGGACAATCTGCGCAATCTCAAAGGCCGAGCCAATGCAGATCTGCAGCAGAACGTCATGCAGAACCGCACACAGTTCATTAAGATCagcaaggaggccgagaaacTGAAGAGCGAGATGCGGGCGCTCAAAAACCTTATGACCGACCTCAAGGTCAACACGACGGCACTACGCCAGGCCTCCAATAATGGGGACAACGCGTCGTCTGGCCTCAGTGGAGAGCTCACGTCGGGCATGAGCAAGCGGGACAAGAGAAGTTCGGTCGCCGATCGAAGCGCTCTGTGGAACTCGCAGATGCAAGCCCTGTACAAGAATGTCGAGGGATCACAGAAGTTTTTGCCCAACTCTGCTCGCCGCCATGTCATCCAGAATGCTGGCGCATGGATCGAGTTGGACAACGCCACTTACAAATCTCGCCGAGCGATGCAGATATTTCTCCTGAGCGACCACCTCCTCATTGCTTCTCgcaagaagagaaaggcGGATGTGCCTCCGCGTGAGGCTCAGGGCCCTCTCGTTAAGTTGGTTGCCGATAGGTGTTGGCCACTGCTTGATATCGAGGTGGTGGACATGGCAGGGTCGAGCGATAACACTACGACGAGGAACAAGCTAGCGGATGCCATCATGGTTAGAGGCGTCGGCCAGGAATCCGTCATCTACCGAAccgagaagcccgaggaTACGGAGAAGAACAGTCTGCTTCTGAACATTCGCAAGGCGGTAGAGGAGCTCCGCAAGGAGAGACAGTCGGAGCTGGAGGCCAccaacaaggccaaggagacgATCAACTACTTTGCATCCCGGGACCCTGGTCTGCTTCAAAAGACAGAGCTGTTGGAGACGCTATCCGACATCAAGGATATGCTCATCGAGGTGGATGGGAAGCAGCAGAACCTGCGATGGGTGGAGAGCCAGATGGATGAGCTGGATATCGACATTGCACTACAGAGCTTCGAGCCGGCTGTTGGCCGCGTTGAGAAGCTCAAAAACCTCGCCCGAGGCCTGAAGAACAACGCGGTGGCGCAGGACTTTATCAGCTTCAAGGTCGAAGAGCGATGCGCGAAGCTGGCGGGCATGATTATTCGCGAGCTGGAGACAACGCACACTGCGCCCACAAAGAACAAACGCAACATTAGCTGGTTGGCAAGACTGGGCTACGAGGACAGAGCCCGCGAGGCGTATCTGCTCGCGAGGCACGACATTATCCAGAAGAGGTCGAG ACAATGCATCTTCCAGGGCGACTTGCACCTGTATATCTGGGAGGTGTCGTTTGTTTACTTCTCGCTCATCCGCAACACTGTGAGCTGTTTTCACTCATGCTTTCCCccgccgatgatgagcgCCTGCGTCAAATGGGCCAAGGAAGAAGTAGAAGCCTTCAATGCCATCCTCGCCCGTCAGCTCAGCGGCACTGAGCGCGGCGGTAAGGTATGGAACGACTGTATGGAGCGTGCTCACGAGCACGCAAAGATGTTGAACGAGGTGCAGCTAGATTTCCGCACTCTCGTCGGACGGGACCTAGAGCAGCCATCGGGAGTCGCCATTCCTGTTGGTCTGGGGTTGTCGTAG
- a CDS encoding Putative serine/Threonine protein phosphatase PP2A has protein sequence MDTNMEDVGRVPADLPSAQNLEPTTIPTLDGWIESLMSCKQLVEADVQRLCEKAREVLQDESNVQPVKCPVTVCGDIHGQFHDLMELFKIGGPNPDTNYLFMGDYVDRGYYSVETVTLLVALKIRYPQRITILRGNHESRQITQVYGFYDECLRKYGNANVWKYFTDLFDYLPLTALIDNQIFCLHGGLSPSIDTLDNIRALDRIQEVPHEGPMCDLLWSDPDDRCGWGISPRGAGYTFGQDISEAFNHNNGLTLIARAHQLVMEGYNWSQDRNVVTIFSAPNYCYRCGNQAAIMEIDEHLKYTFLQFDPCPRAGEPMVSRRTPDYFL, from the exons ATGGATACGAACATGGAGGATGTTGGCCGCGTCCCCGCCGATCTGCCCTCCGCCCAGAACCTTGAGCCCACCACGATCCCGACCCTAGACGGCTGGATCGAGAGCCTCATGAGCTGCAAGCAGCTTGTCGAGGCTGACGTTCAGAGACTTTGCGAGAAG GCGCGGGAAGTCTTGCAGGACGAGTCCAACGTGCAACCAGTC AAATGCCCGGTGACAGTGTGCGGTGATATCCACGGCCAATTTCACGATCTTATGGAGTTGTTCAAGATTGGCGGGCCCAACCCCGATACCAACTATCTCTTCATGG GTGACTACGTCGACCGAGGCTACTATTCCGTCGAGACTGTGactctcctcgtcgcccttaAGATTCGATACCCACAGCGCATCACCATCCTCCGCGGTAACCACGAGTCCCGCCAGATCACCCAAGTCTACGGCTTCTACGACGAGTGCCTCCGGAAATACGGCAACGCCAATGTGTGGAAGTATTTCACCGATCTCTTCGACTATCTCCCTCTTACCGCCCTCATCGACAACCAAATTTTCTGCTTGCACGGCGGCCTGTCCCCCAGTATCGACACTCTTGACAACATCAGGGCCCTTGACAGAATCCAGGAGGTGCCTCACGAGGGTCCCATGTGTGACCTGCTCTGGTCCGACCCCGATGACCGCTGCGGCTGGGGAATCTCGCCCCGTGGCGCTGGCTACACTTTCGGCCAAGACATCTCCGAAGCCTTCAACCACAACAACGGTCTCACGCTTATTGCGCGTGCCCATCAGCTTGTGATGGAGGGCTACAACTGGTCGCAAGACAGAAACGTCGTGACCATCTTCTCTG CACCCAACTACTGCTACAGATGCGGTAACCAGGCGGCGATTATGGAAATTGATGAACATCTCAAGTACACCTT CCTGCAATTCGATCCTTGCCCTAGAGCCGGCGAGCCAATGGTCTCAAGACGCACACCCGACTACTTCCTCTGA
- a CDS encoding Putative Flavoprotein-like superfamily: MASSLQSAGFKDMLNNAHDVWQQVRIPVILFAAFGLLVLRFYLHSTDEKGELKALPKVYNTEKPQSKPIDEKKDVKKDVKKDVKKDEKKDTKQPPSESVTESKAPKSNGPRRIKGGLVKRVSSDSANAETLVRKIRPLVFFSSITANTPKIAKEYAERLEKELQRSATGTGCSFTTPEVLDLADVDFDDYFITPPKSEDDPAELFYLFLLPSYNIDTINDTFLEHLQETHHDFRIDTAPLSSLLGYSVFGFGDREGWPTEEDGFCFQAKQVDKWMAKLTGRKRAFPVGMGDTKRDYTERLSEWSEGVVDVLTMLAKTGSLGEGLPGSGAPEESDDESAEEEDDEVLIEDSEAKPEKLKNRKNIDDVEDLGRIMKSSNPDTDTTNRTAAAPIAVDFTSYGKTTQKKTPTSAAKEMVPKNSPTYASLTKQGYSIVGSHSGVKICRWTKSALRGRGSCYKYSFYGINSHQCMETTPSLSCSNKCVFCWRHGTNPVGTTWRWVVDPPELIFDGVKANHYNKIKMLRGVPGVRAERFAEAMRIRHCALSLVGEPIFYPYINEFLGMLHAERISSFLVCNAQHPDQLAALKAVTQLYVSIDASNKESLRKIDRPLHRDFWERFQRCLDILREKRFKHRTVFRLTLVKGFNVDDEVEGYAQLVEKGLPCFVEIKGVTYCGTSTASNAGLSMSNVPFYWEVAEFVKALEKRLNEKGLKYGIAAEHAHSCCVLLASERFYVDGKWHPRIDYQRFFELLEERGPDGDWKPEDYMGEATPEWATWGNGGFDPRDERVDRKGRKIES; this comes from the exons ATGGCCTCTTCTTTGCAATCTGCCGGGTTCAAGGACATGTTGAACA ATGCCCACGATGTGTGGCAGCAAGTTCGCATTCCCGTAATTCTGTTCGCGGCTTTTGGCCTTCTCGTTCTCCGTTTCTATCTTCATAGCACCGACGAGAAGGGGGAACTGAAGGCGCTTCCCAAGGTCTACAACACAGAAAAGCCTCAGTCTAAGCCCATAGACGAAAAGAAGGACGTAAAGAAGGACGTAAAGAAGGATgtgaagaaggacgagaagaaggacaccaaACAACCACCATCAGAGTCTGTCACCGAATCGAAAGCGCCCAAGTCGAACGGACCCAGAAGGATAAAGGGCGGTCTGGTCAAACGTGTCTCTTCGGACTCGGCAAACGCAGAGACCCTAGTCCGCAAGATTAGGCCTCTGGTCTTCTTCTCGAGTATCACCGCAAACACGCCCAAGATTGCAAAAGAATACGCCGAGCGCCTAGAGAAGGAGCTGCAGAGGTCCGCCACGGGCACGGGCTGCTCGTTCACGACCCCTGAGGTACTCGATCTTGCCGAtgtcgactttgacgactACTTCATCACTCCGCCCAAGTCGGAGGACGATCCTGCCGAACTCTTCTACCTCTTTCTGCTGCCGAGCTACAACATTGACACGATCAATGACACCTTTTTGGAACACCTCCAGGAGACTCACCATGACTTCCGTATTGACACCGCACCGCTGTCTTCGCTCCTTGGATACTCCGTATTCGGCTTTGGTGACAGGGAGGGTTGGCCGACGGAAGAAGATGGGTTCTGTTTCCAGGCCAAGCAGGTCGACAAGTGGATGGCCAAGCTGACGGGACGGAAGCGAGCCTTTCCCGTAGGAATGGGTGACACAAAGAGGGACTACACCGAACGGCTATCTGAATGgtccgagggcgtcgtcgacgtgctcACCATGCTGGCAAAGACGGGCAGCCTGGGAGAAGGTCTCCCTGGAAGCGGCGCCCCAGAggagagcgacgacgaatccgcggaagaggaggacgacgaggtcctgATTGAGGACTCAGAAGCgaagcccgagaagctcaagaacCGCAAGAACATTGACGATGTTGAAGACCTGGGACGCATCATGAAGAGCTCCAATCCAGACACAGACACAACCAACCGCACGGCAGCGGCACCCATTGCCGTTGACTTCACTTCGTACGGCAAGACGACGCAGAAAAAAACCCCCACGTCCGCTGCCAAGGAGATGGTGCCCAAGAACTCGCCTACCTACGCATCGCTCACAAAGCAAGGCTActccatcgtcggctcgCACTCGGGCGTCAAGATCTGCCGCTGGACCAAGTCGGCCCTTCGCGGTCGCGGCTCGTGCTATAAGTACTCGTTTTACGGCATCAACTCGCACCAGTGCATGGAGACGACTCCCTCCCTGTCGTGCTCCAATAAGTGTGTCTTCTGTTGGCGCCATGGAACAAATCCGGTAGGCACGACGTGGCGCTGGGTCGTTGACCCGCCCGAGCTCAtcttcgacggcgtcaaggccaaCCACTACAACAAGATCAAGATGCTCCGCGGTGTGCCAGGTGTCCGTGCCGAAAGATTCGCCGAGGCTATGCGCATCCGGCACTGCGCGctctccctcgtcggcgagcccATCTTTTACCCATACATCAATGAGTTTCTTGGCATGCTCCACGCCGAGCGCATCTCGTCTTTCCTCGTCTGCAACGCCCAGCATCCAGACCAactcgccgccctcaaggccgtGACCCAGCTGTACGTCTCCATCGACGCCTCCAACAAGGAGTCCCTCCGCAAGATCGACCGCCCGTTGCACCGGGACTTCTGGGAGCGCTTCCAGCGGTGCCTGGACATCCTGAGGGAGAAGCGCTTTAAGCACCGCACCGTCTTCCGCCTGACTCTCGTCAAGGGCttcaacgtcgacgacgaggtcgagggaTACGCCCAGCTCGTGGAGAAGGGCCTGCCGTGCTTCGTCGAGATCAAGGGCGTCACATACTGCggcacctcgacggcgtccaaCGCCGGCCTGAGCATGTCCAACGTGCCCTTTTACTGGGAAGTGGCCGAGTTCGTCAAGGCGCTGGAGAAGAGGCTCAACGAGAAGGGTCTCAAGTACGGCATCGCGGCGGAACATGCCCACAGCTGCTGTGTTCTGCTTGCGAGCGAACGCTTCTACGTCGACGGCAAGTGGCACCCCCGCATCGATTATCAGCGCTTCTTTGAACTGCTAGAGGAGCGCGGACCGGACGGCGACTGGAAGCCGGAGGACTACATGGGCGAGGCGACGCCCGAGTGGGCTACCTGGGGTAACGGTGGCTTCGACCCCAGGGACGAACGTGTGGACAGGAAGGGCAGGAAGATTGAAAGCTAG
- a CDS encoding Putative SH3 domain-containing protein: MISSPTTLKRNRTTGRPNMGATARIALLSALSSSALVSAQSNCVSLQGSTTCSAFQSASVSTTGFVAGIFPFLQFVSNRETFDQQMLSYIDTTYVREKYQTLLGCSSVNLTQPDELYARFTTTVICNAIVQNSIDTCNLTAANSRPVCADTCAEFAQSEALLTSDSSLCGNPGSNLMNQIRADFTNCALPADSLSSSNCIQGIANERDNCGYGNSTVGLCSYCASGGINSTDTCCYNSNIDERCAGVTLPSIFPTMTFAPPTATATPTPSSTAAAAAAAGLSGGAIAGIVIGSVAGALLLAGLIYACILLARRRRRGSQSGSIFNQPSPSRQGPSTAKISPVQTTSGYEVLPGGRIARMSALESASDPAPAPPSRSSGPLAAAAAVGGAAGYMTGRRRGDDPSSSEFGDSPESETRAGVLRPPPTNIRRTGSLSSSSVLADPQSPTSAGMSSPQGMASQQSEQLPFFKDYYSQDDIHPGDRVATLWAYHPRAPDEFSLERGDMLKVVGIWDDGWATGVLMDEHADEWEARRQAQRDSGVSNTSGRQDPSPPVSGEIKAFPLVCVCLPEHWRKTIEGDLSTEGSSAHQGHPSFS; this comes from the exons ATGATATCTTCCCCAACTACTCTGAAGAGAAACCGCACAACCGGAAGACCAAACATGGGCGCAACGGCGAGGATAGCGCTACTGTCAGCGCTGTCGAGTTCAGCACTTGTTTCGGCACAGTCAAACTGTGTCTCGCTCCAGGGCTCAACTACCTGCTCTGCTTTCCAGTCAGCTTCCGTTTCGACGACAGGTTTCGTTGCAGGAATTTT CCCCTTTTTACAGTTTGTTTCGAATAGGGAAACATTCGACCAGCAGATGCTGTCATATATTGACACAACCTACGTACGAGAGAA ATATCAAACATTGCTTGGCTGCAGCAGCGTTAATCTTACTCAACCGGATGAGCTGTATGCCCGTTTCACCACCACAGTCATCTGTAACGCCATCGTCCAAAACTCGATAGACACGTGCAACCTGACTGCGGCGAATTCGCGGCCAGTTTGCGCTGACACATGC GCCGAATTCGCGCAGAGCGAGGCACTGCTCACTTCGGACAGCAGTCTCTGTGGTAATCCAGGCAGCAACCTCATGAATCAGATCAGGGCCGACTTCACAAACTGCGCTCTTCCCGCCGACTCTTTATCGTCTTCAAACTGCATCCAGGGCATCGCCAATGAGCGCGACAACTGTGGCTACGGTAACAGCACTGTGGGACTGTGCTCCTACTGCGCATCTGGCGGTATTAACTCGACCGACACCTGCTGTTACAACTCGAACATCGATGAACGATGCGCCGGTGTCACTTTACCTTCCATCTTCCCTACCATGACGTTCGCGCCTCcgacagcgacagcaacaccgacgccctcgagtacggcagctgcagctgcggCCGCAGGACTGTCTGGCGGTGCGATTGCCGGGATCGTGATTGGCAGCGTGGCTGgcgcgctgctgctcgcTGGACTCATCTATGCATGCATCCTACTTGCTAGGAGACGAAGGCGTGGAAGCCAGAGCGGAAGCATTTTCAACCAACCATCACCCTCTAGGCAAGGGCCATCTACCGCTAAGATATCACCGGTCCAGACTACGAGTGGATATGAAGTTTTGCCCGGCGGCCGCATCGCCCGCATGTCGGCTTTGGAGAGTGCATCGGATCCTGCCCCGGCCCCTCCCAGTCGCAGCAGCGGGCCtctcgcagcagcagccgccgtcgGAGGCGCAGCAGGCTACATGActggcagaagaagaggcgaCGACCCGTCTTCGTCCGAGTTTGGAGACAGCCCCGAGTCGGAAACCAGGGCCGGCGTGTTACGGCCCCCTCCAACTAACATCAGGAGGACAGGTTCCTTGTCAAGCAGCTCGGTCCTCGCTGATCCTCAGTCGCCAACAAGCGCTGGAATGTCGTCCCCGCAAGGCATGGCTAGCCAACAGTCAGAGCAACTGCCTTTTTTCAAAGATTACTACTCTCAAGATGACATCCATCCGGGCGATAGAGTCGCCACCTTGTGGGCTTACCATCCGCGCGCGCCGGACGAGTTCTCTCTCGAACGCGGTGACATGCTTAAGGTGGTCGGAATCTGGGACGACGGCTGGGCGACGGGTGTTCTGATGGACGAGCACGCCGACGAGTGGGAAgctcgccgacaagctcaaCGAGACAGTGGCGTTTCCAACACGTCTGGCCGACAAGACCCTTCACCGCCCGTCAGCGGCGAAATCAAAGCCTTCCCTCTTGTTTGTGTTTGCTTGCCAGAACACTGGCGGAAGACTATCGAGGGCGACCTTTCGACAGAAGGCTCCAGCGCCCACCAAGGCCATCCATCATTCTCATGA